Proteins from one Thermobifida alba genomic window:
- a CDS encoding NAD-dependent epimerase/dehydratase family protein, with protein MTERILLTGAGGRIGTLLRPRMTRPGRVLRLHDRRPLEPGPGVEVVTGDATDLDAVTEAMDGVDAVVHLAARSTEAAWEEILHTNIHGGYVVLEAARRAGVTRLVLASSNHAVGFHPRSAGTAPDYLFPRPDTYYGVSKVTLEALGSLYADRYGMDVVCLRIGYCGPRPLGRHGLGTWLSPDDCANLVESCLSAPAPGFRVVWGVSDNTRRWWSLDEARSLGYTPRDDAEVFAPEWEAGVPAEELDPEGPTVGGNFCGPHLDADRLRCGGGT; from the coding sequence GTGACCGAACGCATCCTCCTCACCGGCGCGGGGGGCCGGATCGGCACCCTGCTGCGCCCCCGGATGACCCGCCCCGGACGTGTCCTGCGGCTGCACGACCGGCGCCCCCTCGAACCGGGCCCGGGAGTGGAGGTCGTCACCGGCGACGCCACCGACCTGGACGCCGTGACCGAGGCGATGGACGGGGTGGACGCCGTGGTCCACCTGGCCGCCCGCAGCACCGAGGCGGCCTGGGAGGAGATCCTGCACACCAACATCCACGGCGGCTACGTCGTGCTGGAGGCGGCCCGGCGCGCCGGGGTCACGCGACTGGTGCTGGCCAGTTCCAACCACGCCGTGGGATTCCACCCCCGTTCCGCCGGGACCGCGCCCGACTACCTGTTCCCCCGCCCCGACACCTACTACGGGGTCAGCAAGGTCACCCTGGAGGCGCTGGGCAGCCTGTACGCCGACCGCTACGGCATGGACGTCGTGTGCCTGCGCATCGGCTACTGCGGTCCGCGCCCGCTCGGCCGGCACGGCCTGGGCACCTGGCTGTCCCCCGACGACTGCGCGAACCTGGTGGAGTCCTGCCTGAGCGCCCCCGCCCCCGGATTCCGCGTGGTGTGGGGCGTCTCCGACAACACCCGGCGCTGGTGGTCCCTGGACGAGGCCCGCTCGCTGGGGTACACGCCGCGCGACGACGCCGAGGTGTTCGCCCCCGAGTGGGAGGCCGGCGTCCCCGCCGAGGAGCTGGACCCCGAGGGCCCCACCGTCGGCGGGAACTTCTGCGGCCCCCACCTGGACGCCGACCGCCTGCGCTGTGGGGGCGGAACGTGA
- a CDS encoding serine/threonine-protein kinase, with the protein MVVSGELGTVPYTLVEGADGADEPEEPTQVGGHRIVERIGTGGAAAVYAALDPAGRWTAVKVLHPAVAADAACRKRFAREVALLGTVAGEYTAPLLDADVGAARPWLAMHYIAGPTVGGHVDAEGPLAGVALLEFAAGLAEAIAAVHRGGIVHRDLKPGNVLLAGDGPRIIDFGIARRCDEDLDAGSGEILGSPGWISPEQFHDRVPGPAADVFAWGGLVAYAATGRRPFGAGTLRQTAARVLNGEADLHGTPGLLRPWVEAALHTDPDRRPASAELAEAIGGLAGPRRRPPQASSSWAWISSR; encoded by the coding sequence ATGGTGGTTTCCGGTGAGCTGGGCACGGTTCCCTACACCCTGGTGGAAGGCGCGGACGGCGCAGACGAACCCGAGGAGCCGACGCAGGTCGGAGGACACCGGATCGTCGAACGGATCGGAACCGGAGGTGCCGCGGCGGTCTACGCCGCACTCGACCCCGCGGGGCGGTGGACGGCGGTCAAGGTCCTGCACCCCGCGGTCGCCGCCGACGCGGCCTGCCGGAAGCGGTTCGCCCGGGAGGTCGCCCTGCTCGGCACGGTGGCCGGCGAGTACACCGCCCCGCTGCTCGACGCCGACGTCGGTGCGGCACGGCCCTGGCTGGCCATGCACTACATCGCGGGCCCCACCGTCGGCGGCCATGTCGACGCCGAGGGGCCGCTGGCCGGGGTGGCGCTGCTGGAGTTCGCCGCCGGACTGGCCGAGGCGATCGCGGCCGTGCACCGCGGCGGCATCGTGCACCGCGACCTCAAACCCGGCAACGTGCTGCTGGCCGGGGACGGTCCCCGGATCATCGACTTCGGCATCGCCCGCAGGTGCGACGAGGACCTCGACGCCGGCTCCGGGGAGATCCTGGGGTCTCCCGGATGGATCAGCCCCGAGCAGTTCCACGACCGCGTTCCCGGCCCCGCCGCCGACGTCTTCGCCTGGGGCGGGCTGGTCGCCTACGCCGCGACCGGGCGGCGTCCCTTCGGGGCGGGCACGCTGCGGCAGACCGCGGCGCGGGTCCTCAACGGCGAGGCCGACCTGCACGGCACCCCCGGCCTCCTGCGCCCCTGGGTGGAGGCGGCACTGCACACCGACCCCGACCGCCGGCCCGCGTCGGCGGAGCTGGCCGAGGCGATCGGCGGACTCGCCGGCCCGCGGCGCCGGCCGCCTCAGGCGTCCAGCAGTTGGGCCTGGATCAGCTCCCGGTAG